Proteins from a genomic interval of Neovison vison isolate M4711 chromosome 4, ASM_NN_V1, whole genome shotgun sequence:
- the TAS2R4 gene encoding taste receptor type 2 member 4, whose translation MRQIFFFLAIIVSAILSFAGLIVNLFIAVVSFRTWLKSPRISSSNRILFSLGVTRFLTLGLFLLNISYFFISPNVERSVHLSTFFLLCWMFLDSNSLWLVTLLNALYCVKITDMQHAVFLLLKRNLSPKIPRLVLACALISAFTTLLCVALRQISCFPEFVPGRNGTGCDINEGVLSLVISLVLRSFVQFIINVTSASLLIHSLRRHIQKMQKNTTLFWTPQTEAHLGAMKLMICFLILYIPYSLASLLHYFSFVRMDLGARSICMVISTIYPPGHSVLIILTHPKLRTKAKAILCFNKE comes from the coding sequence ATGCGtcagatattcttttttcttgccaTTATTGTCTCAGCAATTTTGAGTTTTGCGGGACTCATTGTAAATCTCTTTATTGCAGTGGTCAGTTTTCGGACTTGGCTCAAAAGCCCCAGAATCTCCTCTTCAAATAGGATCCTCTTCAGCTTGGGCGTCACCAGATTTCTTACGCTGGGACTGTTTCTACTCAACATCAGTTACTTCTTCATCTCTCCAAATGTGGAAAGGTCAGTGCACTTATCTACTTTTTTCCTGTTGTGTTGGATGTTTTTGGACTCAAATAGTCTCTGGCTTGTCACCTTGCTCAATGCCTTGTACTGTGTGAAGATTACGGACATGCAACACGCGGTATTTCTCCTGCTGAAACGAAATCTCTCCCCAAAGATCCCCAGGCTCGTGCTAGCCTGTGCGCTGATTTCTGCCTTCACCACTCTCCTGTGTGTGGCGCTCAGACAAATATCGTGCTTTCCCGAATTTGTGCCTGGGAGGAATGGTACAGGATGTGACATCAACGAGGGCGTCTTGTCTTTGGTGATCTCTTTGGTCTTGCGCTCGTTTGTCCAGTTCATCATTAATGTGACTTCTGCTTCCTTGTTAATTCATTCCTTGAGGAGACATATACAGAAGATGCAGAAAAACACCACTCTTTTTTGGACTCCCCAGACTGAAGCTCACCTGGGCGCTATGAAGCTCAtgatctgtttcctcatcttgtACATTCCCTACTCGCTTGCTTCTCTGCTACATTATTTCTCCTTTGTCAGGATGGATTTGGGAGCCAGATCCATCTGCATGGTAATTTCCACCATTTACCCTCCAGGACATTCTGTTCTCATTATTCTCACACATCCTAAACTGAGAACAAAAGCAAAGGCGATTCTTTGTTTCAACAAGGAGTAG
- the TAS2R5 gene encoding taste receptor type 2 member 5 has product MLSAALALLMVVAVAEFLIGLVGNGVLVVWSFGEWVRKFNGSSYNLIVLGLAVCRILLQWLIMMDLSLFPLFHSSHWLRYLSVFWILVSQASLWFAAFLSVFYCRKIMTLEHPVCLWLKQRAYCLSLWCLLGYLVISLLLVAHIGLKPHDPSQGNSSILYPFESWHYLYVLKLNAGSGLPLMVFLVSSVMLIVSLYRHHKKMKVYTAGRRDARAKAHITVLKSLGCFLILHVVYILASPFSIIYRSSANLLIVFISETVMAAYPSLHSVILIMGNPRVKQTCQRILWKTVCAWRS; this is encoded by the coding sequence ATGCTGAGTGCTGCCCTAGCACTGCTGATGGTGGTGGCGGTGGCCGAATTTCTCATTGGGCTGGTTGGAAATGGtgtccttgtggtttggagctttGGAGAATGGGTCCGAAAATTCAATGGGTCCTCATACAACCTCATTGTCCTGGGCCTGGCTGTCTGCCGAATTCTCCTGCAGTGGCTGATTATGATGGATTTAAGCCTGTTTCCACTTTTCCACAGTAGTCACTGGCTTCGGTATCTCAGTGTCTTCTGGATCCTGGTAAGCCAGGCCAGCCTGTGGTTTGCTGCTTTCCTCAGTGTTTTCTACTGCAGGAAGATCATGACCCTTGAGCACCCTGTCTGCTTGTGGCTGAAGCAGAGGGCCTATTGCCTGAGTCTCTGGTGCCTTCTGGGGTACTTGGTGATCAGTTTGTTACTTGTAGCCCACATTGGCTTAAAGCCCCATGATCCTTCCCAAGGCAACAGCAGCATTCTATACCCCTTTGAAAGCTGGCACTACCTGTATGTATTAAAGCTTAATGCAGGAAGTGGGTTGCCTCTGATGgtgtttcttgtttcttctgtGATGCTGATTGTCTCTTTGTACAGACACCACAAGAAGATGAAGGTGTATACAGCTGGTAGGAGAGATGCTCGGGCCAAGGCTCACATCACTGTCCTGAAGtccttgggctgcttccttaTCCTTCATGTGGTTTACATCTTGGCCAGCCCTTTTTCCATCATCTACAGGTCTTCTGCTAATCTCCTCATTGTCTTCATCTCTGAGACAGTCATGGCTGCCTATCCTTCTCTTCATTCTGTCATATTGATCATGGGAAATCCCAGGGTGAAGCAGACTTGTCAAAGAATTCTCTGGAAGACAGTGTGCGCTTGGAGATCCTAG